In Luteitalea sp. TBR-22, one genomic interval encodes:
- a CDS encoding DUF4159 domain-containing protein, producing MSGRLGWTAWYREAGRRGRVRGAIGVLVCAAALLGPSLLPRVWAQLGQDSDPRFAGLRWQFTRIRYDAHNAQQFRARYWSDSWAIDGPAAEQNLSRRLRSVTNIDVGEPVVLRIEDPELFNHPWVYFVEPGTLRLKESEVPILREFLLRGGTAVMDDFHGDIEMENVLQEMKRVFPERKVITLPPSHPIFSCFYQLDGFPQVPGLGSFFAGRTWEKGGINPELRAIEDDNGRAMVLLNWNTDMGDGWEWSNAEQYPGYIQHTAQAYRMMINEVIYTLTH from the coding sequence ATGAGCGGGCGCCTCGGGTGGACCGCCTGGTACCGGGAAGCCGGGCGGCGCGGGCGTGTACGGGGCGCGATCGGCGTGCTCGTCTGCGCGGCCGCGCTGCTGGGCCCCTCGCTGCTGCCCCGCGTGTGGGCGCAACTCGGGCAGGACAGCGACCCGCGGTTCGCCGGCCTGCGCTGGCAGTTCACCCGCATCCGCTACGACGCCCACAACGCCCAGCAGTTCCGGGCGCGGTACTGGAGCGATTCGTGGGCCATCGATGGGCCGGCCGCCGAGCAGAACCTGTCGCGCCGCCTGCGGTCGGTCACCAACATCGACGTCGGCGAGCCGGTGGTGCTGCGAATCGAGGACCCCGAGCTGTTCAACCATCCGTGGGTCTACTTCGTGGAACCCGGGACGCTCCGGCTGAAGGAATCCGAGGTGCCGATCCTTCGGGAGTTCCTCCTGCGCGGTGGCACCGCCGTGATGGACGACTTCCACGGCGACATCGAGATGGAGAACGTGCTGCAGGAGATGAAGCGGGTGTTCCCGGAGCGGAAGGTGATCACCCTGCCGCCGTCACACCCGATCTTCTCGTGCTTCTACCAGCTCGACGGGTTCCCGCAGGTCCCGGGGCTCGGCTCGTTCTTCGCCGGGCGCACGTGGGAGAAGGGCGGCATCAATCCGGAACTGCGCGCCATCGAGGACGACAACGGCCGCGCCATGGTGCTCCTGAACTGGAACACCGACATGGGCGACGGCTGGGAGTGGTCCAACGCCGAGCAGTACCCGGGGTACATACAACACACCGCGCAGGCGTACCGGATGATGATCAACGAGGTCATCTACACGCTGACGCATTAG
- a CDS encoding AAA family ATPase yields the protein MAQQKPQPLTADEARALVARVAESRARVLTELRKVVVGQDASVDLVLAALFAGGHCLLTGVPGLAKTLLVRTLAQILDLGFRRIQFTPDLMPSDITGTEVLDEADGIRALRFVRGPVFTQLLLADEINRTPPKTQAALLEAMQEGHVTAAGRSYELEPPFFVLATQNPIELEGTYPLPEAQLDRFLFNIVMTYLPEDDEVKVVTQTTGVRRETPERVLSREDILQIQQLVRHVVIAEDVARYAVRLSAATRPTEPNVPDFVRKYVKWGAGLRASQALVLGAKARALTLGRAFVTPEDIRTLAAPVFRHRVLINFQAESEGLTTDAVVARLLERITPPSSGLA from the coding sequence ATCGCGCAGCAGAAACCGCAGCCCCTCACCGCCGACGAGGCCCGTGCGCTCGTCGCCCGGGTGGCCGAGAGCCGCGCCCGCGTCCTGACGGAGCTGCGCAAGGTGGTGGTGGGACAGGACGCCTCGGTGGACCTCGTGCTGGCGGCCCTGTTCGCCGGTGGCCACTGCCTGCTGACCGGCGTGCCCGGCCTGGCCAAGACGCTGCTGGTGCGGACGCTGGCGCAGATCCTCGACCTCGGGTTCCGCCGCATCCAGTTCACGCCCGACCTCATGCCGTCCGACATCACCGGCACCGAGGTGCTCGACGAGGCCGATGGCATCCGGGCGCTGCGTTTCGTCCGCGGCCCGGTCTTCACGCAGCTCCTGCTGGCCGACGAGATCAACCGCACGCCGCCCAAGACGCAGGCGGCGCTCCTCGAAGCCATGCAGGAAGGGCACGTGACGGCCGCCGGCCGCAGTTACGAACTCGAGCCGCCGTTCTTCGTGCTGGCGACGCAGAACCCGATCGAGCTCGAAGGCACGTACCCGCTGCCCGAGGCCCAGCTCGATCGCTTCCTGTTCAACATCGTCATGACCTACCTCCCGGAAGACGACGAGGTGAAGGTGGTGACGCAGACCACCGGCGTGCGGCGCGAGACGCCCGAGCGCGTGCTGTCGCGCGAGGACATCCTGCAGATTCAGCAACTGGTGCGTCACGTCGTGATCGCGGAGGACGTCGCGCGCTACGCCGTGCGGCTGTCGGCGGCCACCCGGCCGACCGAGCCCAACGTCCCCGACTTCGTCCGGAAGTACGTGAAGTGGGGCGCGGGCCTGCGGGCCTCGCAGGCGCTGGTGCTCGGGGCCAAGGCGCGGGCCCTCACCCTCGGCCGCGCGTTCGTGACGCCTGAGGACATCCGGACCCTGGCGGCGCCGGTGTTCCGCCATCGCGTGCTGATCAACTTCCAGGCCGAGTCCGAGGGGCTCACCACCGACGCGGTCGTCGCGCGCCTGCTCGAGCGCATCACGCCGCCCTCCAGCGGGCTGGCCTGA
- a CDS encoding DUF58 domain-containing protein yields the protein MAVSAPGPSRFLSPEVVAGLGTLELKARTIVEGLLLGLHRSPFRGSSVEFAEYRQYMPGDDPGTVDWKVYARSDRHYVKKFEHDTNVEVQLLVDTSASMAYRSGTGMTKLQYAQCLTAALAYLLTGQRDAVGLGLYDDRLRDYVPSAVKAGQLTRLLVALDHARPGATSDTAAALKQVTDRLRRRGLIVVCSDLLDDQARVVEGLRLLRARGMEVVVFHVLDEAELTFPFEQAGTFRDVETGEEILTHGASARQAYLDAVGAWRETYVTELRAAGVDYQLARTSAPLDLSLLGWLGARGRTL from the coding sequence ATGGCCGTGTCCGCGCCGGGCCCATCGCGGTTCCTGTCGCCGGAGGTGGTCGCCGGCCTGGGCACGCTCGAGCTGAAGGCTCGCACGATTGTCGAAGGCCTGTTGCTCGGGCTGCATCGCAGCCCGTTCCGCGGGTCGAGCGTCGAGTTCGCCGAGTACCGGCAGTACATGCCCGGCGACGACCCCGGCACGGTGGACTGGAAGGTCTACGCGCGCAGCGATCGCCATTACGTCAAGAAATTCGAGCACGACACGAACGTCGAGGTGCAGTTGCTGGTCGACACCAGCGCGTCGATGGCGTATCGCAGCGGGACGGGCATGACCAAGCTGCAGTACGCGCAGTGCCTGACGGCAGCGTTGGCGTACCTGCTGACGGGGCAGCGCGACGCGGTGGGGCTCGGCCTCTACGACGACCGGCTGCGCGACTACGTGCCGTCGGCGGTCAAGGCGGGGCAGCTGACGCGACTGCTCGTGGCCCTCGATCATGCCCGCCCCGGCGCCACGTCGGACACGGCGGCGGCGCTCAAGCAGGTCACCGATCGGCTGCGGCGACGCGGGCTCATCGTCGTCTGCTCCGACCTGCTCGACGACCAGGCGCGCGTGGTGGAGGGCCTGCGGCTGCTCCGCGCGCGCGGCATGGAAGTGGTCGTCTTCCACGTGCTCGACGAGGCCGAGCTGACGTTCCCCTTCGAGCAGGCCGGCACGTTCCGCGACGTCGAGACCGGTGAGGAGATCCTGACGCATGGCGCGTCGGCCCGGCAGGCCTACCTCGACGCCGTCGGGGCGTGGCGCGAGACCTACGTCACCGAACTGCGCGCGGCGGGCGTCGACTACCAGCTGGCGCGGACCAGCGCGCCGCTCGACCTGTCGCTGCTCGGCTGGCTGGGCGCCCGCGGGAGGACCCTCTAG
- a CDS encoding BatA domain-containing protein, with protein MGLLAPIFLAGLAAIAVPIVLHLFRREVAPPVPFTAVRFLQKRTIERQERQRIQDPWLLLLRVIALALLALAFARPYLRGDVPVVPPVVIAMDLSYSMGAPGRLDAARRAATAALDELPGSTPVGLVTFADRAQVVAEPSTDHGAVRAQLATLQAGPGATRYAGPLEAARGLLDGRAGRIVLVTDMQAGGWSRGTTSLPDNVRLDVRAVGARVDNVLLRDLVVSREQARVVVSNAGQVPAELTVTLGRLDGGGATQQVSLDGGVSRELVFPGPHAPGGFVARVRHEGGFPADDQRFAVLRDTAPTRVHVLVGDEVDRPRALFVDRAFGALGASAATGFTVQVATGAAAFGRDAVAQRAGDLVIWLSATGIDRRAVASLEPFVRDGGRLVVACGPGLDPRVADVVTRPFGITLGGRNDRQGPPGSLVVEDPRHPMLAALGEARQDLARTDVADACDMGVAAPASTIVRFSNGRPAIAEARVGAGHLLVLATDLGRQWNNLPVQAAFVPLIGELARHLLGDGAGQRVALATIEDPRYQRPGIWPVGPRGQEAAVNVDVSEADQTAIGVEEFAQAIARPPADEARVARVEAVRLERDQGWWRYGIALLGLTLLVESVLARRPRVATEGVS; from the coding sequence ATGGGCCTGCTCGCGCCGATCTTCCTCGCCGGGCTCGCCGCGATCGCCGTGCCGATCGTGCTGCACCTGTTCCGTCGCGAGGTTGCGCCGCCGGTGCCGTTCACGGCCGTGCGCTTCCTGCAGAAGCGCACGATCGAGCGGCAGGAGCGCCAGCGGATTCAGGATCCCTGGCTCTTGCTCCTGCGCGTGATCGCCCTTGCGTTGCTGGCGCTGGCGTTCGCGCGGCCGTACCTGCGCGGGGACGTCCCCGTCGTGCCGCCGGTCGTCATCGCGATGGACCTGTCCTACAGCATGGGGGCTCCCGGACGCCTCGACGCGGCGCGCCGGGCGGCGACCGCCGCGCTCGACGAGTTGCCCGGCTCGACGCCCGTCGGCCTGGTGACCTTCGCCGACCGTGCGCAGGTGGTGGCCGAGCCGAGCACCGATCACGGTGCCGTACGCGCGCAGTTGGCGACGCTGCAGGCCGGTCCCGGCGCGACGCGATACGCCGGTCCCCTCGAGGCGGCCCGCGGGCTGCTCGACGGCCGCGCCGGGCGCATCGTCCTGGTCACCGACATGCAGGCGGGTGGCTGGTCGCGCGGCACGACGAGCCTGCCCGACAACGTCCGGCTCGACGTGCGGGCGGTCGGCGCGCGGGTCGACAACGTCCTGCTGCGCGACCTGGTGGTGTCGCGTGAGCAGGCGCGCGTCGTGGTGAGCAACGCCGGGCAGGTGCCCGCCGAGTTGACGGTGACCCTCGGCCGCCTCGACGGCGGCGGCGCCACCCAGCAGGTGTCGCTCGACGGCGGCGTGTCCCGGGAACTCGTGTTTCCGGGCCCGCACGCCCCGGGCGGCTTCGTGGCGCGCGTGCGACACGAGGGCGGCTTCCCGGCCGACGACCAGCGCTTCGCGGTGCTGCGCGACACGGCTCCGACTCGCGTGCACGTGCTGGTCGGCGACGAGGTGGATCGCCCCCGCGCGCTCTTCGTGGACCGGGCCTTCGGGGCGCTCGGGGCGTCGGCGGCCACAGGCTTCACCGTGCAGGTGGCCACCGGCGCGGCGGCGTTCGGTCGGGACGCGGTGGCCCAGCGTGCCGGCGACCTCGTGATCTGGCTGTCGGCCACCGGCATCGACAGGCGCGCGGTGGCCTCGCTGGAACCCTTCGTTCGCGACGGCGGCCGCCTCGTCGTGGCCTGCGGTCCCGGCCTCGACCCACGCGTCGCCGACGTCGTGACGCGCCCGTTCGGCATCACGCTCGGCGGGCGCAACGACCGACAGGGGCCGCCCGGCAGCCTGGTGGTCGAGGATCCCCGCCACCCGATGCTCGCCGCGCTCGGCGAGGCGCGCCAGGATCTGGCCCGGACCGACGTGGCGGACGCGTGCGACATGGGGGTCGCCGCGCCGGCCAGCACCATCGTGCGCTTCTCGAATGGCCGACCCGCGATCGCCGAGGCGCGCGTCGGAGCCGGGCACCTGCTGGTGCTGGCGACCGACCTCGGTCGCCAGTGGAACAACCTGCCGGTGCAGGCCGCCTTCGTGCCGCTGATCGGCGAGCTGGCGCGACACCTGTTGGGGGATGGCGCGGGGCAGCGCGTCGCGCTGGCGACCATCGAGGATCCGCGGTACCAGCGCCCCGGCATCTGGCCCGTCGGCCCCCGCGGGCAGGAGGCGGCCGTCAACGTGGACGTCTCGGAGGCCGACCAGACCGCCATCGGCGTCGAGGAATTCGCACAGGCCATCGCGCGGCCGCCGGCCGACGAGGCGCGCGTCGCGCGTGTGGAAGCCGTACGGCTCGAGCGTGATCAGGGATGGTGGCGCTACGGGATCGCCTTGCTCGGGCTGACGCTCCTTGTCGAGAGCGTGCTCGCCCGCCGGCCCCGTGTCGCCACGGAGGGAGTGTCGTGA